A genomic window from Cucumis melo cultivar AY chromosome 8, USDA_Cmelo_AY_1.0, whole genome shotgun sequence includes:
- the LOC103491164 gene encoding zinc finger CCCH domain-containing protein 25-like — protein MNPLTLVKRIQKINSQEAALGISEEASWHAKYKDSAYVFVGGIPYDLTEGDLLAVFAQYGEIVDVNLIRDKGTGKSKGYAFVAYEDQRSTNLAVDNLNGAQILGRIVRVDHASKYKKKEEEDEEEQQKKREARGVCRAFQRGECTRGAGCKFSHDEQRAADTGWGVAEDASSKWGHDKFDGRKNDNKELRAKGRKNSDNLGRHPRETSGSLRQENRLKGCDDSKESELKSREDHGEKDEKRSRRYDLDGNPDPKSGDDHYKREEKRSRRNHDDNRKDEKRSRKHDDDDEMKSEDDRYRKEENRYRRNQDNELPQHSRRDYNTREEDRSSKRHGDGEYPPKLREDDKRRERDISVRHRSESHRRENPDEKRDYWSSQGGRDSSSHSHRERNEDCHR, from the exons ATGAATCCTTTAACCCTCGTCAAACGCATCCAGAAAATCAATTCTCAAGAGGCAGCGCTTGGGATTTCTGAGGAAGCTTCATGGCATGCCAAATACAAAGATTCCGCCTACGTTTTCGTCGGAGGCATTCCTTATGATCTCACTGAGGGTGATCTCCTTGCCGTCTTCGCCCA GTACGGAGAGATTGTAGATGTCAATCTTATCAGAGACAAGGGTACGGGAAAATCAAAAGGCTATGCCTTTGTTGCATATGAAGACCAGAGAAGTACAAATCTTGCTGTAG ATAATTTGAATGGTGCACAGATTCTAGGTCGAATTGTTAGGGTTGATCATGCGTCTAAATATAAAAAgaaggaagaggaagatgaagaagaacaaCAAAAAAAGAGGGAAGCTCGGGGTGTTTGTCGTGCCTTTCAAAGGGGTGAATGTACTCGCGGAGCTGGATGCAAATTCTCCCATGATGAGCAG AGAGCTGCAGACACAGGCTGGGGGGTGGCAGAAGATGCAAGTTCAAAATGGGGGCATGACAAGTTTGACGGTAGAAAAAATGACAACAAAGAATTACgtgcaaaaggaaggaaaaataGTGATAACTTAGGAAGACATCCAAGGGAAACTAGTGGGAGTCTGAGGCAGGAAAATAGACTGAAAGGTTGTGATGATAGTAAAGAATCAGAGCTCAAGTCAAGAGAGGATCATGGCGAGAAAGATGAGAAGAGATCGAGAAGATATGATCTTGATGGCAATCCTGATCCGAAGTCAGGAGATGATCATTATAAAAGGGAAGAGAAGAGATCTAGAAGGAACCACGATGATAACAGGAAAGACgagaaaagatcaagaaaacatGACGATGATGATGAGATGAAATCTGAAGATGATCGCTATAGGAAGGAAGAAAATAGGTATAGAAGGAACCAAGACAATGAACTCCCACAGCATTCGAGAAGAGACTACAATACAAGGGAAGAAGACAGATCATCAAAAAGGCATGGCGACGGAGAGTATCCGCCAAAGCTGAGGGAAGATGATAAAAGAAGGGAAAGAGATATATCAGTAAGACATCGCTCAGAATCACATAGGAGGGAAAATCCAGATGAGAAGAGAGATTATTGGTCCTCTCAGGGTGGTAGAGATTCTTCATCACATTCTCATAGAGAAAGAAATGAGGACTGTCATAGATAA
- the LOC127150745 gene encoding proliferating cell nuclear antigen-like, producing MLAAVTKRRLWPRLLFRCKLSANIVCRQNTTVDKPEEATAIEMNEPVSLTFALRYMNSFTKATPLSNTVTISLSSDLPVVVEYKIAEMGYVRFYLAPKIEEDEDETKPQA from the exons ATGCTGGCCGCCGTGACGAAGAGGAGACTGTGGCCGCGACTGTTATTCCG ATGCAAGCTATCTGCCAATATTGTTTGCAGGCAGAATACCACTGTAGACAAG CCTGAAGAAGCAACAGCTATAGAGATGAATGAGCCGGTTTCTTTGACGTTTGCTTTAAGGTATATGAATTCCTTCACTAAGGCAACGCCCCTTTCAAACACGGTCACCATCAGCTTGTCCTCTGACCTACCTGTTGTTGTCGAATACAAAATAGCAGAGATGGGATATGTAAGGTTTTACTTGGCTCCCAAAATAGAAGAAGATGAGGATGAGACAAAGCCTCAAGCCTAA